One window of Papaver somniferum cultivar HN1 chromosome 9, ASM357369v1, whole genome shotgun sequence genomic DNA carries:
- the LOC113312709 gene encoding uncharacterized protein LOC113312709 produces the protein MENSYRPADGNEEGSECTMVQNRLGVSYVAKTQVYQHKVGGLTVKAVSDTRWQSHIEAIRAIRFQAPNIQEALLYLSESSEFTAETRAEASSLLEDEFENFEFIVGMVVWHHLLLVVKSVNQAISPLTSRFEQFQEFAEKFGFLYNVDQLCSLDDDILMASCINLENHLEHCMSSDINGHDLYAKLKVLQSYLLVETGKAIELLNFLKDMEGCYPNAFIAYRILLTIPVTIASAERNFSKLKLIKNYLRSTMSQEMLNGLAMLSIEIEILNNIDFDSIIKDFTSETAGISIIIMR, from the exons ATGGAGAATAGCT ATAGACCTGCAGACGGAAATGAAGAGGGCAGTGAATGTACGATGGTTCAAAACAGACTCGGTGTTAGCTATGTTGCGAAGACTCAG GTGTATCAACATAAGGTTGGTGGTCTCACGGTTAAAGCAGTGTCAGATACTCGATGGCAAAGTCATATTGAGGCTATTAGAGCAATACGATTCCAAGCACCCAATATTCAAGAGGCTTTACTTTACTTGTCAGAATCAAGTGAGTTTACTGCCGAAACAAGAGCCGAAGCTTCTTCACTATTAGaggatgaatttgaaaattttgaatttataGTTGGGATGGTTGTTTGGCACCATCTACTGCTTGTGGTTAAATCAGTTA ATCAAGCTATATCTCCACTCACTAGTAGATTTGAACAATTTCAAGAGTTTGCAGAAAAATTTGGATTCTTATATAATGTTGATCAGTTGTGTTCTCTTGATGATGATATTTTAATGGCTTCTTGTATTAATCTTGAAAATCATCTGGAGCATTGTATGAGTTCTGATATTAATGGGCATGACTTATACGCGAAATTGAAAGTTTTACAAAGTTATCTGCTAGTCGAAACCGGTAAAGCAATTGAACTATTGAATTTCTTAAAGGATATGGAAGGTTGCTACCCGAATGCGTTTATTGCGTACCGAATCTTATTGACAATTCCAGTTACAATCGCCTCCGCCGAACGAAATTTTTCGAAGTTGAAGTTAATCAAGAATTACCTCCGGTCGACGATGTCACAAGAAATGTTGAATGGGTTAGCAATGTTATCCattgagattgagatattaaataacattgattttgatagtaTAATTAAAGATTTCACGTCGGAAACGGCAGGAATATCAATTATTATCATGAGATAA